The uncultured Sphaerochaeta sp. genome includes a window with the following:
- a CDS encoding aldo/keto reductase has translation MQTVTLNNNLEIPQLGFGTWQIPEGKAAYESVRYALEVGYRHIDTAAAYGNEESVGRAIRESGLEREEIFLTTKLHNNDHGYEQTREAFLESLRKLDTDYVDLYLIHWPNPIASRSHWQDANRGSWKAMEEFVRQGLIKSIGISNFREHHIESLLERAEIKPQVNQIRLYAGEQQHKLVQYCKDKGMVLEAYSPLGTGGLLSSPLIKSIAEEVGKSPAQVCLRYDVQRGHVVLPKSVTPSSILQNKDIFDFTLNEEQMARLDKMENICGPTQNPDETSF, from the coding sequence ATGCAGACAGTTACGTTGAACAATAATCTTGAGATCCCGCAACTTGGATTTGGCACTTGGCAGATCCCTGAAGGAAAAGCAGCATATGAGAGTGTTCGCTACGCACTCGAGGTAGGATATCGCCATATAGATACAGCAGCTGCCTATGGCAATGAGGAAAGTGTTGGACGCGCGATACGTGAGAGCGGGCTTGAGCGGGAAGAGATTTTCCTAACCACCAAGCTACACAACAATGACCATGGCTATGAACAGACAAGGGAAGCATTCCTGGAAAGCTTAAGAAAACTGGATACTGACTATGTTGACCTGTATCTGATCCATTGGCCCAATCCCATTGCATCACGCTCGCATTGGCAGGATGCCAATAGAGGGAGTTGGAAGGCAATGGAGGAGTTTGTAAGGCAAGGTCTGATCAAGAGCATCGGTATCAGCAACTTCCGTGAACATCATATTGAATCATTGCTCGAGAGGGCTGAGATCAAACCGCAGGTCAATCAGATCCGTCTCTATGCTGGTGAACAACAGCACAAGTTGGTGCAATATTGCAAGGACAAGGGAATGGTACTGGAAGCTTACAGCCCATTAGGCACTGGTGGACTGCTCAGTAGTCCCCTGATCAAGAGCATTGCTGAAGAGGTAGGGAAGAGTCCCGCTCAGGTATGTCTTCGTTATGATGTCCAGAGAGGACATGTAGTGCTTCCCAAATCAGTTACACCTTCCTCTATACTCCAGAACAAGGATATCTTTGATTTCACGTTGAATGAAGAACAAATGGCAAGGCTCGATAAAATGGAGAATATCTGTGGACCAACACAGAACCCGGATGAAACCTCCTTCTAA
- a CDS encoding potassium channel protein — translation MKNIGILACSTVQYYYPADKERCVQRHTNAIYLIILIILLISLGTIGYMVLLDVAFVDALYMTVITVSTVGFREIENLDAAGKLFTIVIIISGLGLVAYAFSQLAAFLAEGEFRRILLNRRVQRRLQNMKNHYIICGAGQTSVSLFEQFKRSHAEFVIIEKDSLRFEELLNQGFSVIHGDATDEDILMQAGIKEAKGLVSTLGNDAENVFTVLTAREINKNLQIVARAIEPSAAQKLRKAGADSTINPNELGGNRMAVLMLRPQIISFLDAITRIGEDTLDLGEIEVTTSSPLAGKNLLEARIPEKTGLIVLATKESDGSTTYNPSSSTVLHEGLSMLVLGRQEQILKLQRMVSPGGN, via the coding sequence ATGAAAAACATTGGAATCTTGGCCTGCAGTACGGTACAGTATTACTATCCAGCAGATAAGGAGCGATGTGTGCAACGCCATACAAATGCAATCTATCTCATTATTCTCATTATCCTACTCATCAGCTTGGGGACCATTGGGTATATGGTTCTCCTTGATGTTGCCTTCGTGGATGCACTATACATGACCGTTATCACGGTATCTACTGTAGGTTTCAGGGAAATTGAAAATCTTGATGCTGCAGGCAAACTTTTCACCATCGTTATCATCATCAGTGGATTGGGTTTGGTTGCCTATGCTTTTTCACAGCTGGCCGCGTTCTTGGCAGAGGGCGAATTCAGACGTATTCTCCTCAACAGACGTGTACAAAGGAGACTTCAGAACATGAAGAACCATTATATTATTTGTGGAGCTGGCCAGACGAGTGTCAGCCTTTTCGAGCAGTTCAAACGAAGTCACGCAGAATTCGTCATCATCGAGAAGGATTCTTTGCGTTTTGAGGAGCTTCTTAATCAGGGTTTCTCTGTCATTCATGGTGATGCAACAGATGAAGACATCTTGATGCAGGCAGGGATCAAGGAGGCGAAAGGTTTGGTTTCCACCCTTGGCAATGACGCTGAGAATGTTTTTACCGTTCTCACCGCAAGAGAGATAAACAAGAACCTCCAAATAGTTGCACGCGCCATTGAACCTTCTGCTGCACAGAAACTTAGGAAGGCTGGTGCGGACAGTACCATCAACCCGAATGAATTAGGAGGGAACCGCATGGCGGTCCTTATGCTCCGTCCACAGATCATCTCATTCCTTGATGCCATTACCCGTATTGGGGAAGATACACTTGATCTTGGAGAAATCGAGGTAACAACATCCTCTCCCTTGGCTGGTAAGAACTTGCTCGAGGCCCGTATTCCGGAAAAAACAGGATTGATCGTTCTTGCTACAAAAGAGAGTGATGGGTCTACTACCTACAACCCCAGTTCAAGCACTGTATTGCATGAAGGGTTGAGCATGCTGGTACTTGGCAGGCAGGAACAGATACTAAAACTTCAACGGATGGTCTCTCCTGGCGGCAATTAA
- the rnhA gene encoding ribonuclease HI — MNHAEIEIYTDGGCLGNPGPGGWAFVLRADNGKFEKEASGFEAATTNNRMELRAVIEALQACKQYDPERIVINTDSQYVKNGITSWIKKWKVNGWRTASKSPVKNKEYWVALDALNEQLPVQWNWVKGHAGIADNERCDQLVRQAMENGA; from the coding sequence ATGAATCATGCAGAAATAGAGATCTATACAGATGGTGGTTGTCTTGGGAATCCTGGCCCTGGTGGGTGGGCTTTTGTACTCAGGGCTGATAATGGGAAATTTGAGAAGGAAGCAAGTGGTTTTGAGGCTGCCACTACAAACAACAGAATGGAGCTAAGGGCTGTTATTGAAGCCTTGCAGGCTTGCAAGCAGTATGATCCTGAGAGGATTGTCATAAATACAGACAGCCAGTATGTGAAAAACGGCATAACAAGCTGGATCAAGAAATGGAAAGTCAATGGATGGCGAACCGCCAGCAAGAGTCCAGTCAAGAACAAAGAGTACTGGGTTGCACTTGATGCACTCAATGAACAGTTGCCGGTTCAGTGGAACTGGGTAAAAGGACATGCCGGTATTGCAGACAATGAACGGTGTGACCAGCTGGTAAGACAGGCAATGGAAAACGGCGCATGA
- a CDS encoding chromate transporter has protein sequence MKRREATIWQLYLTFLKIGGLTFGGGYAMLPMLQREVIDIHHWVTEEEVLDIYAVGQCSPGIIAVNTATMIGYRKRGIPGAIAATLGEVTPSLVIITLLATILLQVQDNVWVQRAFGGIRVAVCTLITQSVITLSKKSLIDLPTVLLYLATVSLTLAFSLSPLVVVPFAILYGLAVQRIKRRKA, from the coding sequence ATGAAAAGAAGAGAGGCAACAATCTGGCAACTCTATCTCACGTTCTTGAAGATTGGTGGACTTACCTTTGGAGGAGGGTATGCCATGCTCCCTATGCTTCAGCGGGAGGTTATAGATATCCATCACTGGGTAACTGAGGAAGAGGTGTTGGATATTTATGCAGTTGGGCAATGCAGTCCCGGCATCATTGCAGTGAATACAGCCACCATGATCGGTTACCGTAAGCGTGGTATTCCTGGGGCCATTGCAGCAACGTTGGGAGAAGTTACCCCCTCTCTGGTTATTATTACATTGCTGGCTACCATATTGTTGCAAGTACAGGACAATGTATGGGTCCAACGTGCATTTGGTGGTATACGCGTAGCAGTGTGTACCCTCATCACCCAATCAGTGATCACCCTCTCCAAGAAAAGCCTTATTGATCTTCCAACCGTATTGCTCTACCTTGCAACAGTATCTCTGACACTGGCATTCTCCCTCTCTCCTCTGGTTGTCGTTCCCTTCGCAATCCTCTACGGACTAGCTGTACAGAGAATAAAGCGGAGGAAAGCATGA
- a CDS encoding iron ABC transporter permease — translation MKKGLSATLALSSVLLMLLSLTLGPSNISLANTIAVLTGQETGGNQGYIIWQLRLPRILASFFSGAILGCAGTVFQAALRNPMADPFILGISSGASFGVALALFIGLAPLLGFPLSALLGATLTTLFIVGMSLKRKSSNTTLLLTGVAVNYILSAAMTLLMFLHREQYQRILYWTLGSFSTSTYAQVLTLMLTFFLLFVLLRANHQNMDMLLLDEASAHAGGLAVGKTRLVLLLAGSAASAICVSYFGVIGFIGLMAPHVTRLLVGPKHNRLLLPSSLFGGFLLLASDTVSRVMLPSGELPVGIITSLLGVPLFIYLLRKGRYRYG, via the coding sequence ATGAAAAAAGGGCTGTCTGCAACACTCGCGCTCAGCAGTGTGTTATTGATGTTGCTCTCCCTTACCTTGGGCCCTTCAAATATCTCCCTTGCGAATACAATTGCAGTACTCACAGGCCAGGAGACTGGAGGCAACCAAGGATATATCATTTGGCAGCTCCGGTTACCGAGAATCCTTGCTTCGTTTTTTTCTGGGGCAATCCTTGGCTGTGCTGGTACGGTGTTCCAAGCGGCACTGCGCAATCCCATGGCCGATCCCTTTATATTGGGCATCAGCAGTGGAGCATCCTTTGGTGTTGCCCTTGCTCTGTTCATTGGGCTTGCCCCTCTCCTGGGATTTCCCTTGAGCGCCCTCCTTGGAGCTACCCTTACCACGCTTTTTATTGTTGGAATGTCCCTTAAGCGAAAGAGCAGTAATACGACGCTTCTCCTGACCGGAGTGGCGGTAAATTACATACTCAGTGCAGCGATGACACTGTTGATGTTCCTGCATCGTGAGCAATACCAACGTATTCTCTACTGGACACTTGGAAGTTTTTCCACCAGCACCTATGCGCAGGTCCTGACGCTCATGCTGACATTTTTTCTTCTCTTTGTGCTGTTACGGGCAAACCATCAGAACATGGATATGTTGCTCCTTGATGAGGCTTCTGCTCATGCAGGGGGGTTGGCTGTTGGAAAAACCAGGCTTGTTCTTTTGCTTGCTGGTTCGGCAGCAAGTGCAATCTGTGTCTCCTATTTTGGCGTCATTGGATTTATCGGTTTGATGGCCCCACATGTAACACGATTGCTGGTTGGTCCCAAGCATAACAGGCTCCTGCTTCCTTCAAGTCTCTTCGGAGGTTTTCTTCTTCTTGCCAGTGACACTGTCTCCAGGGTTATGCTTCCTAGCGGTGAATTACCGGTAGGGATCATTACCAGCTTACTTGGTGTTCCCCTGTTCATCTACCTGCTTCGAAAGGGACGGTACCGATATGGATAG
- a CDS encoding CYTH domain-containing protein, translating to MSYEVELKAHVDDPITLKHDIEQQPGIGEVCCEEKDDIYYALAGQEPLFRLRMERFGPSFQNLSGNVRFTRKYKSLKDGIEVNEEVEFLSSSDQAEYAHAFFLSLGYEVYIRKTKRGYSYDWAFDETLSPLHIELVEIASLGWFLEMEFVLETAERVPYARTRLLEVLSLLGVPQERIEERYYMHLLKDFS from the coding sequence ATGTCCTATGAAGTTGAACTGAAAGCCCATGTAGATGATCCTATCACGCTCAAGCATGACATCGAGCAGCAGCCTGGCATTGGAGAGGTGTGTTGTGAAGAGAAAGATGATATCTACTATGCCTTGGCGGGACAGGAGCCTCTTTTCCGTCTACGGATGGAACGCTTCGGGCCTTCTTTTCAGAATCTATCAGGGAATGTACGGTTTACAAGAAAATACAAAAGCCTGAAGGATGGGATTGAGGTCAATGAGGAAGTTGAGTTTCTCTCATCCTCCGACCAAGCAGAGTACGCCCATGCCTTTTTTCTCAGTCTTGGATATGAGGTGTATATCAGGAAGACCAAGCGGGGATACTCCTACGATTGGGCTTTTGATGAGACGCTCTCTCCCCTTCATATAGAACTGGTGGAGATTGCCTCTCTTGGCTGGTTCTTGGAGATGGAATTTGTGTTGGAAACAGCAGAACGGGTCCCGTATGCCAGGACCCGTCTACTAGAAGTACTCTCATTGTTGGGCGTTCCCCAAGAACGTATCGAGGAACGCTATTACATGCATCTACTCAAGGATTTTTCGTAG
- a CDS encoding lysophospholipid acyltransferase family protein produces MKPLSLFLHRIYRTVVKVGLALNYDFFTWQEEALPKGPKIFCSNHFSSSDVHFVTTLTDEPLHMVIGPAFGIPVIGSFLGWTEQIKALTKEDRRHVVDQAVSYLKKGDSIYIFPEGGLNTQEEMMPFKQGIAEMYLSHPVPIVPIGLIAPRRRVRNKISKTARREMRVVSRNYYANIGKVMEFPEALEVAKVDRVAAREMILRELRKTIDSLIVEIKTDKFWS; encoded by the coding sequence ATGAAACCTCTGAGCCTGTTCCTACATCGAATTTACCGTACCGTCGTCAAGGTCGGTCTGGCTCTCAATTATGACTTCTTTACCTGGCAGGAAGAAGCTTTGCCCAAAGGACCCAAAATATTCTGTTCCAACCATTTCAGTTCCAGTGATGTGCATTTTGTCACTACCCTCACTGATGAACCATTGCATATGGTCATTGGCCCTGCCTTCGGTATTCCTGTCATTGGATCGTTTCTTGGTTGGACGGAACAAATCAAAGCCCTAACTAAGGAAGACCGCAGACATGTTGTTGACCAGGCAGTCTCTTACCTCAAGAAAGGGGATAGCATATATATCTTTCCTGAAGGGGGTTTGAACACCCAGGAGGAAATGATGCCATTCAAGCAGGGAATTGCTGAGATGTACCTCTCCCACCCTGTTCCTATTGTCCCTATTGGCTTGATCGCCCCAAGAAGAAGAGTAAGGAACAAGATCAGCAAAACGGCAAGGCGAGAAATGCGAGTCGTAAGTAGGAACTACTATGCTAATATTGGGAAGGTAATGGAGTTCCCTGAGGCCTTGGAAGTAGCCAAGGTTGATAGAGTCGCAGCACGAGAGATGATCCTGAGGGAACTCAGGAAAACCATTGATTCTTTGATTGTCGAGATCAAGACAGATAAGTTCTGGAGTTGA
- a CDS encoding ABC transporter substrate-binding protein: MHNRTAKHYLLFIASFLLLTFSRIGAQPVLEIGTQKQAEEIRIVSLSPNVTETLHALDAGSYLVGRSDYCNYPEEVVELPSVGTLYNPSLETLLSLEPTVVISSAFVSDDFLASVEKAGIEVVQLETQQTFQGTYELIRKIAEVVGKQSEAELIILSMQNTVREVVNTYQNKSEPSVYMVIDFGGFDATATGDTFLGEMIELAGATNVAKSAKNWTFSKELLMAADPEILLLNPRWGESAEATIQEFTTTKPYSDLNGKIISFDADSTSRQGPRSADALKALAELIHQETN; this comes from the coding sequence ATGCACAATCGAACAGCTAAACACTATCTCCTATTCATTGCTTCTTTTTTGCTTCTGACATTCTCCCGTATTGGCGCACAACCAGTACTTGAGATCGGGACCCAGAAGCAGGCTGAGGAAATCCGAATTGTAAGTCTTTCCCCAAACGTCACCGAGACACTCCATGCACTGGATGCAGGGTCTTACTTGGTTGGAAGAAGCGACTACTGCAACTACCCTGAAGAGGTCGTGGAGTTGCCGTCGGTAGGAACCTTGTACAATCCAAGCCTCGAAACCTTGCTTTCTCTTGAGCCTACCGTGGTTATCAGCAGTGCATTTGTATCAGATGATTTTCTAGCCTCTGTGGAGAAAGCTGGTATTGAAGTAGTCCAACTTGAAACACAGCAAACCTTTCAAGGCACATATGAGTTGATACGCAAAATAGCTGAGGTTGTAGGAAAGCAGAGTGAAGCAGAACTTATTATCCTTTCCATGCAAAATACTGTGAGAGAGGTCGTCAACACATACCAGAACAAATCAGAACCTTCTGTGTATATGGTTATCGATTTCGGAGGCTTTGATGCTACCGCTACTGGTGATACTTTCCTTGGGGAGATGATTGAACTTGCAGGTGCAACAAATGTTGCAAAAAGTGCCAAGAACTGGACATTCAGCAAGGAACTTCTGATGGCTGCCGATCCTGAGATTCTCCTACTCAATCCCCGCTGGGGAGAAAGCGCAGAAGCAACAATTCAGGAATTTACCACCACAAAGCCTTACAGCGATCTGAATGGGAAAATCATAAGCTTTGATGCCGATTCCACCAGCAGGCAAGGACCAAGGAGTGCTGATGCATTGAAAGCACTTGCTGAGTTGATCCATCAGGAAACGAACTAA
- a CDS encoding Gfo/Idh/MocA family oxidoreductase encodes MMRMGILGAGNIARKMAATIAEMEQVEAYAVASRDLQKARDFAKKWNVRKAYGSYEEMLSDPDVDLVYVCTPHSLHYEHMMLSLEHGKPVLGEKAFTMNAKQAREVIALGKKKKLLVAEAIWTRYLPMRLVLEQILERRVIGEPHSLTANLCYPIKGVKRMMDPELAGGALLDLGVYPINFAMMVFGNEIESIESSCIKTDSGVDESNSITLSFKGGKMAILHSSMLSTSDRRGAIFGSRGFIEFLNINNCEGINVYDRDYNLVETYKPFKNITGFEHQVEACRKALEEGEIELKQMPHSEIIKVMEVMDTLRNQWGVHFPGE; translated from the coding sequence ATGATGAGAATGGGAATCTTGGGTGCTGGTAACATCGCCCGCAAGATGGCTGCAACGATAGCTGAGATGGAACAGGTGGAAGCCTATGCTGTTGCATCCAGAGACCTACAGAAAGCTCGTGACTTTGCAAAGAAGTGGAATGTCCGTAAAGCGTACGGTTCCTATGAGGAAATGCTGAGTGACCCAGATGTTGATCTGGTATATGTTTGCACTCCACACTCCTTGCACTATGAACATATGATGCTCTCCTTGGAGCATGGGAAACCAGTACTTGGTGAAAAGGCTTTCACGATGAATGCAAAGCAAGCCAGGGAAGTCATAGCTCTTGGGAAAAAGAAAAAGCTTCTGGTAGCTGAGGCTATTTGGACACGATATCTCCCCATGCGCCTGGTCCTTGAACAGATTCTTGAACGCAGGGTAATCGGCGAACCACATTCACTTACCGCTAATCTCTGCTATCCTATCAAGGGCGTGAAACGAATGATGGACCCGGAACTTGCAGGAGGTGCTCTTCTCGATCTGGGAGTGTACCCTATCAACTTTGCCATGATGGTGTTTGGCAATGAGATTGAGTCAATCGAATCTTCCTGCATCAAGACTGACAGCGGTGTTGATGAGTCCAACTCCATCACCCTCTCGTTCAAGGGTGGCAAGATGGCAATCCTTCACTCTTCCATGCTGAGTACCAGTGACAGACGAGGGGCTATCTTCGGCAGTAGGGGGTTTATTGAGTTCCTCAACATCAACAACTGTGAAGGAATCAATGTATATGACCGTGATTACAACCTGGTTGAGACCTATAAGCCTTTCAAGAACATCACAGGGTTCGAACATCAGGTTGAAGCATGCAGGAAGGCACTTGAGGAGGGCGAAATTGAGCTTAAGCAGATGCCTCACAGTGAAATCATCAAGGTAATGGAAGTAATGGATACCCTGAGAAATCAATGGGGTGTACACTTCCCGGGAGAATAA
- a CDS encoding heme-degrading domain-containing protein, with protein sequence MELSQQIALVESQEELLQFDHFSNRDAWELGKIFAEEALGKEIPIAICIRTMSGKTLFHFTAEGSNRGSQDWIDRKFNTVQHFETSTLAYSLFLKKRGKTLIERGLDPTRFVDCGGGFPIVVRSAGLVGAVMVSGLTDLEDHDVLVRCMSRYLGVENVPQYPTKNP encoded by the coding sequence ATGGAACTTTCACAACAGATTGCACTGGTAGAAAGCCAGGAAGAACTGCTGCAGTTCGATCATTTCTCAAACCGTGATGCATGGGAACTGGGAAAGATCTTTGCCGAGGAAGCTTTGGGCAAAGAGATTCCCATCGCCATATGCATCAGGACAATGAGTGGCAAGACACTGTTTCATTTTACCGCTGAAGGTTCTAATCGTGGATCTCAGGATTGGATCGACCGAAAGTTCAATACGGTCCAGCACTTTGAAACCAGTACGTTGGCATACTCGTTATTCCTGAAGAAACGAGGTAAAACGTTGATTGAACGTGGCTTGGATCCAACCAGGTTTGTGGATTGTGGTGGAGGATTCCCCATTGTTGTCCGATCAGCTGGATTGGTAGGGGCTGTAATGGTAAGCGGCCTAACCGACCTTGAGGATCATGATGTACTGGTTAGATGTATGAGCAGGTATCTGGGTGTAGAAAATGTTCCCCAATACCCTACGAAAAATCCTTGA
- a CDS encoding chromate transporter, with amino-acid sequence MIYLELYWEFFKIGLFAIGGGLATLPFLYTLAETHGHWITSSDIADMIAISESTPGPIGINMATFAGYQAAGPLGGLVATLGEITPSLIIIIFIARFLGQFDKNPYVKDGLYGLRAAVVGLISYAGLKLLGTTLLNGGSIRIKETILYLALVFLVLRLKKIHPLYWILLGAALGIVLHLPS; translated from the coding sequence ATGATCTATTTGGAGCTCTATTGGGAATTTTTCAAGATAGGACTCTTCGCAATTGGGGGTGGGCTTGCAACCCTGCCTTTCCTGTATACACTTGCAGAGACCCATGGCCACTGGATTACCTCAAGCGATATTGCCGATATGATCGCCATCAGTGAATCAACACCGGGGCCTATAGGCATAAACATGGCAACGTTTGCCGGTTATCAGGCAGCAGGTCCCTTGGGTGGATTGGTGGCAACATTGGGGGAGATAACCCCATCGCTGATCATTATCATTTTCATTGCACGCTTTCTTGGCCAATTTGACAAGAATCCGTATGTAAAAGATGGCCTCTATGGACTGAGGGCTGCCGTTGTAGGACTTATCAGTTATGCTGGCTTGAAATTATTGGGAACTACTTTATTAAATGGAGGAAGTATCCGGATCAAGGAGACGATTCTCTATCTTGCTCTGGTTTTCCTAGTGCTTCGTCTGAAGAAGATTCATCCACTGTACTGGATTCTTCTGGGAGCGGCTCTTGGGATTGTTTTGCATCTCCCCTCGTAA
- a CDS encoding ABC transporter ATP-binding protein: MDSLKISHLSGGYDKHQIFHELDLTLPKGKFIALTGPNGSGKSTLLKFIYKQLKPDSGAVYVDGQDIQHLKQKELATKLGFVAQNGKLDYAFTVREAVSMGRYAHGGEDDGHAIESAMDSCDILHLQHKVVTELSGGEMQRVLLARALSQDGRLLLLDEPVNHLDVRHQRAIMGLLTDLVNKGYTVICVLHDMLLVQVYSQLALVLKEGNIVSQGPTETVFNDALLNEVYQIRAHQVYDDELGRKVWLPTW, encoded by the coding sequence ATGGATAGTCTCAAGATCAGTCACCTCAGTGGAGGATATGACAAACACCAGATATTCCATGAGCTGGACCTTACCCTTCCCAAGGGAAAGTTCATTGCACTTACCGGCCCGAACGGAAGCGGTAAAAGCACTCTCCTGAAATTCATATATAAACAGCTAAAACCCGATTCAGGAGCTGTCTATGTAGATGGGCAGGATATTCAGCACCTCAAGCAGAAAGAGCTTGCAACCAAGTTGGGCTTTGTTGCCCAGAATGGCAAGCTTGACTACGCCTTCACTGTCCGTGAGGCGGTCTCCATGGGACGTTATGCACATGGAGGAGAGGATGATGGGCATGCAATAGAATCTGCAATGGATTCCTGTGATATTTTGCATTTGCAGCATAAGGTAGTAACTGAGCTAAGCGGTGGAGAGATGCAACGAGTGCTGCTGGCAAGGGCATTGAGTCAGGATGGGAGACTGTTGTTGCTCGATGAACCGGTGAACCATCTTGATGTACGCCACCAGAGGGCAATAATGGGCTTGCTTACTGATCTGGTCAATAAGGGCTATACGGTCATATGTGTACTGCATGATATGTTGCTTGTACAGGTCTACAGCCAGCTGGCACTGGTCCTCAAGGAAGGGAATATTGTTTCGCAGGGACCTACTGAAACAGTATTCAATGATGCATTACTCAATGAGGTATATCAAATCAGGGCACATCAGGTATATGATGATGAACTAGGTCGTAAAGTCTGGCTACCAACATGGTAG
- a CDS encoding uracil phosphoribosyltransferase has translation MNKIVLHATDLDGYLKDSDKDKIAHVDELYKQSLHHCSVLETASDVGRLEESRKGLVESAKDIGRYLKDVCAEEPSIHVYSFETPQEQHGQASRLIAKLRDPSTGHEEFLYYIQRAYEMLFSHVFADAALPTKRSIITKTPVTSPVRNYAVHRIPDVDSLIKNSVMCVMLRGALLPSMILSKEIQEYSTDKFVTPFALFKIKRDDSKKEANMDYILDLDKSYFDLESLDGKDLIFADPMNATGGSLVTIVKYLKDNGVKPKSVKFINVISALKGSLRIARAIEGAEVYTLWMDPVLNDAAYILPGLGDAGDRLNGMDNSDTPRNIIQLIADYGSAITNLYRAQVREIEQTVLER, from the coding sequence ATGAATAAAATCGTATTACACGCAACCGACCTTGATGGATATCTCAAGGATTCGGACAAGGATAAAATCGCCCATGTTGATGAGTTGTACAAACAGTCGCTTCATCATTGTTCTGTGCTCGAAACAGCAAGTGATGTAGGCAGGCTTGAAGAATCTCGCAAAGGGTTGGTTGAAAGTGCCAAGGACATTGGACGGTATCTCAAGGATGTCTGTGCAGAGGAACCTTCCATTCATGTCTACTCATTCGAGACCCCTCAGGAACAGCATGGACAGGCAAGTCGATTGATTGCAAAACTTCGCGATCCCAGTACGGGCCATGAGGAATTCCTCTACTACATCCAACGTGCATACGAGATGCTCTTCTCCCACGTATTTGCTGATGCTGCACTGCCTACCAAGCGATCGATTATCACCAAGACGCCAGTCACCAGCCCGGTCAGGAACTATGCGGTACATAGAATCCCCGATGTAGACTCCTTGATCAAGAACAGTGTCATGTGCGTTATGTTGCGAGGAGCGCTGCTACCCAGTATGATTCTCAGCAAGGAGATCCAAGAATACTCCACTGACAAGTTTGTCACCCCTTTTGCCTTGTTCAAGATCAAGCGGGACGACTCAAAGAAAGAGGCAAATATGGATTACATCCTCGATTTGGATAAATCCTATTTTGATCTCGAATCACTTGACGGAAAGGATCTGATTTTTGCCGATCCAATGAATGCAACCGGAGGAAGTCTGGTTACCATTGTGAAATACCTGAAGGACAATGGGGTAAAGCCCAAGTCAGTCAAATTCATCAATGTCATCAGTGCGCTTAAGGGTTCCCTGCGAATCGCCCGTGCCATCGAAGGTGCGGAAGTCTATACGCTCTGGATGGATCCTGTACTCAACGATGCAGCGTATATCCTACCTGGATTAGGAGATGCAGGGGACAGACTCAATGGTATGGATAACAGCGATACTCCAAGGAATATCATTCAACTTATTGCTGATTACGGTTCTGCCATCACCAATCTCTATCGTGCACAGGTGAGGGAAATAGAACAGACTGTTCTGGAGCGCTGA